Proteins encoded by one window of Xiphophorus couchianus chromosome 13, X_couchianus-1.0, whole genome shotgun sequence:
- the fam83hb gene encoding protein FAM83H: protein MPHRSQSSSVGDNPLDPNYLPPHYREEYRLAIDALIEHDVQGYFEFLQTSDLVGFLSQSEIDYIKSTLQGPSQSTGAPELTYYEGGQDAEGSSDTYWPLQSDTAAPGLDLGWPLPQHSFIGPTEVTTLVNPSDAEMPSIKEQAKRLIKNARHVIAIVMDMFTDVDIFSDLLEAAGRHVPVYILLDERNAPHFVNMVMSCKVNLDLIQMMRVRTVAGVTYYSRTGKSFKGQVKDRFLLTDCRAVLSGNYSFMWSYEKIHRCIAHLFLGELVTTFDEEFRILFAQSEPLIVDPSSGPLTIPDSGTSSYVNTQFGLKRSQSMRNPVGFRRQPEMPSAFPYGELDRNTSLPFRRNDAFRHTLEPSAGITIGKYSQQQFRLQQSYLEQGKSIVSRQMELSSSAFKRHSYAEGTQENYSSSRQYMKHRVMNNLDETDFHREQISSSHYYNEGPGPGSGHGHYDRLRANRHLPIDQYSESSFHSDREPPPGIRDYFSSEDLRGPEGLHAPPVAGRYGGGSASRRPAIGQAYACQSSPTHLHPPEKGHFQNQSDQEYNQDPSAKQGMRSWRIHSYLSTYEDGGEEGLPQPMGHDAFEEPPLAEQLGSCENLASRFRLKDPPNVPPKPRPDILKPRFGKPKLPDSNDQDSAPTASIDVLPSFSDLRSSVLEKRDRIVERGRGRESERGSARDTAEDLEVKEAPDIFLSRHESIRSRVNPLLQRSSRLRSSLIFSSSKAEMHSGSLGLKPATEEDDQLDTIRTSSLVAQILEKRRSFSREPFEWRKKAEEKDDVKEKEEREEKIKEKEKEEQQKKEQENKSQIKEKEETHSTKKEEKTVSAETTKDKPSVNVNDPASRLQYFKDLENKRKASKMETEQFQKASEPAEKKPDLSEKVSLCPDTTPPQVAPSVTVTSTEQEPKKPDISAKLAELSRRTSLSSVKPSIITPKPFGSSLKLSNTLQSYKKENETEGQKKDDLKALKPPPSPKLFRKDQLKIKSLNPRRISCSDDLLTKDATDAEKSEMKKSRSHSSSTMPHEESKEGLHKVMGSNTSLNTIGEGKGDGKTLEFLKKQTQRLKGLLGPKDKEKKASGDDRGMSTVMEVADDSSKKGSSAKVTTSPTTEQPATNHKESAGKSSSSRYQTSGNSALYSSNLRDDTKVILEQISANSQKNRQEREETGGDKDSGAMDKGQETQNPFKKNRFLRPQSSTQEREGLLKRIESLRKEKKVYSRFEMGNSLA from the exons ATGCCGCACCGGTCACAGAGCTCTTCGGTTGGTGATAATCCACTTGACCCAAACTATCTACCGCCACACTACCGCGAGGAGTATCGTCTAGCAATCGATGCTCTGATTGAACATGACGTACAG GGCTACTTTGAATTCCTCCAGACGTCAGATTTGGTGGGTTTCCTGTCCCAGTCCGAAATTGACTACATCAAGTCCACACTGCAGGGACCCAGCCAGTCCACAGGCGCCCCTGAGCTTACATATTATGAGGGAGGGCAGGACGCTGAGGGCTCCTCTGACACCTACTGGCCATTGCAGTCTGACACGGCTGCGCCGGGGCTGGACCTGGGATGGCCGCTTCCGCAGCACAGCTTTATCGGGCCCACAGAGGTCACCACTCTGGTCAACCCCTCCGACGCAGAAATGCCAAGTATTAAGGAGCAGGCCAAGAGACTCATCAAAAATGCACGACAT GTTATCGCAATTGTGATGGACATGTTCACAGATGTTGACATTTTCAGTGACCTCTTGGAAGCAGCAGGACGCCATGTTCCTGTTTACATTCTGCTTGATGAGAGGAATGCTCCTCACTTTGTCAATATGGTTATGAGTTGCAAAGTCAACCTGGACTTAATTCAA ATGATGCGTGTCAGGACTGTTGCAGGTGTAACATACTATTCTCGGACAGGGAAATCGTTTAAAGGACAGGTGAAAGATCGTTTTCTCTTGACTGACTGCCGGGCTGTCCTCAGTGGGAACTACAG ttttatgTGGTCATATGAGAAGATCCACCGATGCATCGCACACCTCTTCCTTGGAGAACTGGTCACTACTTTTGATGAGGAGTTTCGTATTCTCTTTGCTCAGTCAGAGCCTCTGATTGTTGATCCATCCAGTGGACCGCTCACAATTCCTGACTCAGGCACCAGCAGCTACGTGAACACCCAGTTCGGTTTAAAGAGGTCACAATCTATGCGTAACCCCGTCGGTTTCAGGAGACAGCCCGAGATGCCCTCAGCCTTCCCATATGGGGAGTTAGATCGTAACACTTCACTTCCTTTCCGGAGGAATGACGCGTTTCGTCACACCCTGGAACCGAGTGCAGGAATAACGATAGGAAAATATTCTCAGCAACAGTTTCGCCTCCAGCAGTCATACCTGGAGCAGGGAAAGTCCATTGTGTCCAGGCAGATGGAGTTGAGTTCAAGTGCCTTTAAGAGACATAGCTATGCTGAAGGGACTCAGGAAAATTATTCATCTTCACGACAATACATGAAGCACAGAGTAATGAACAATCTGGATGAAACTGATTTTCACAG agagcAAATTTCAAGTAGCCATTACTACAATGaaggtcctggtcctggttctggccACGGACACTACGACAGACTTCGAGCCAATCGTCACCTTCCCATTGACCAATATTCGGAATCTAGTTTTCACTCAGACCGGGAGCCTCCACCTGGAATAAGGGACTACTTTTCATCTGAGGACCTGAGAGGACCAGAAGGGCTCCATGCCCCCCCTGTAGCTGGGCGATATGGAGGAGGATCCGCTAGTCGGAGACCAGCCATAGGACAAGCTTATGCTTGTCAGAGTTCACCGACACATTTGCACCCACCTGAGAAaggacattttcaaaatcagtCTGATCAAGAGTACAATCAAGATCCAAGTGCAAAGCAAGGTATGAGGAGTTGGAGAATCCACTCATATCTGAGTACTTATGAGGATGGTGGAGAAGAAGGCTTGCCTCAGCCTATGGGTCATGACGCCTTTGAGGAGCCCCCGCTTGCTGAGCAACTAGGTTCATGTGAAAACTTAGCTTCACGCTTTAGATTAAAGGATCCACCAAATGTGCCCCCAAAGCCCAGACCAGATATACTGAAACCCCGCTTTGGAAAGCCAAAATTACCTGACAGCAATGATCAAGACTCTGCCCCAACAGCAAGCATTGATGTGCTTCCCTCTTTCAGTGATTTGAGGTCTTCTGTTTTggagaaaagagacagaataGTAGAAAGGGGGAGGGGAAGGGAGTCAGAGAGGGGTTCAGCTAGAGATACTGCAGAAGATCTGGAGGTTAAGGAAGCTCCAGATATCTTTTTGTCCAGGCATGAATCAATCCGCTCTCGCGTAAACCCTCTCCTCCAGCGTAGCTCTCGTCTGCGCTCCTCGCTTATATTCTCATCTTCCAAAGCAGAGATGCACAGTGGTAGTCTAGGCCTAAAACCAGCGACCGAAGAAGATGACCAGTTAGATACAATACGTACTTCCTCCCTTGTGGCCCAGATTCTTGAAAAGAGAAGATCTTTCTCTCGTGAGCCTTTTGAGTGGCGAaagaaagctgaagaaaaagacgatgtaaaagaaaaggaagagagagaggaaaagataaaggagaaagagaaagaagagcaacagaaaaaggaacaagaaaataaaagtcagattaaggaaaaagaggaaacaCATAGtactaaaaaagaagaaaaaacagtcaGTGCTGAGACAACTAAAGACAAACCCTCAGTAAATGTAAATGACCCAGCTAGTAGACTGCAGTATTTTAAAGATCtggaaaacaagagaaaagcCTCAAAAATGGAGACAGAGCAATTTCAAAAAGCCTCGGAGCCTGCTGAAAAAAAGCCAGACCTTTCTGAGAAGGTCTCTTTGTGTCCAGACACAACTCCTCCACAAGTGGCTCCATCTGTAACCGTCACTTCGACAGAACAAGAACCCAAGAAGCCAGACATCTCAGCAAAACTGGCGGAGCTCTCTCGCAGAACTTCATTAAGTTCAGTCAAGCCTTCAATAATAACCCCAAAGCCTTTTGGAAGTTCCCTGAAGCTTTCAAATACATTGCAAtcctacaaaaaagaaaatgagacagaGGGTCAAAAGAAAGATGACCTCAAGGCTCTAAAGCCTCCTCCATCACCTAAGTTATTCAGGAAGGATCAGCTGAAGATTAAGTCCCTGAATCCTCGTCGCATCTCTTGTAGTGATGATCTTCTGACAAAAGATGCAACAGATGCTGAGAAGAGTGAAATGAAAAAGAGTCGCTCTCACAGTTCTTCAACGATGCCACATGAAGAGTCTAAAGAAGGACTGCACAAAGTTATGGGATCTAATACTTCGCTAAATACAATTGGTGAAGGAAAGGGTGATGGTAAGACACTTGAATTCCTGAAGAAACAGACTCAGAGGTTAAAGGGGCTCCTGGGGCCAAAGGATAAAGAGAAGAAAGCCTCAGGAGACGACAGGGGCATGAGCACCGTCATGGAGGTGGCTGACGACTCAAGCAAAAAGGGCTCCTCAGCAAAGGTCACAACGTCCCCGACTACCGAACAACCCgccacaaaccacaaagaatcAGCTGGGAAATCATCTTCATCCCGCTACCAGACCtcaggaaactctgctttgtacAGCAGCAACCTGCGAGACGACACTAAAGTCATTCTGGAACAAATCTCAGCGAACAGCCAGAAAAACCGCCAGGAGCGAGAAGAAACCGGAGGGGACAAAGACAGTGGTGCCATGGACAAAGGTCAAGAGACACAGAACCCCTTTAAGAAAAATCGATTTCTGCGACCACAAAGCAGCACCCAGGAGAGGGAAGGGCTGCTGAAGAGGATAGAGAGTctgaggaaggagaagaaggtCTACAGCCGTTTTGAG ATGGGGAATAGCCTGGCATAA